DNA sequence from the Ramlibacter agri genome:
GTAGTGCACCAGCACCTCCGCCTCGCCCTCGGCCTGCAGCCCGTCCAGCATGCGCTGCACCCGCGCCACCTGGCCGGCCAGCACCGCCTCGGACAGCTTGAACACGTCGTAGCGCGCCACGTTCAGCACCGCGCTTTCCACCTGCTCGAAGCCCAGTTCGCCGGCGGGGTACAGCAAGGCCAGCTTCTGGATCTCCTGGTGCGCGGCCAGCAGGTTGCCTTCCACGCGGTCGGCGAAGAACTGCAAGGTGCGCTGGCCCTCGTCGCCGGCGGCGACGCGCTGGTTGTTCTGCGCCAGCCGCTGCGCGATCCACTGCGGCAGCGCGCCGCGCTCCACCGGCTGCACTTCGATGGCGACGCCGTTGCTTTCCAGGGCGGCGAACCAGGCCGACTTCTTCGTCTGGAAATCGAGGCGCGGCAGCAGCACCAGGGTCAGCGTCGAATCATTGCCGGCCGCCTGCTCCGCCATCTGCTGCAGCGCGGCGCTGCCGTCCTTGCCCGGCTTGCCGGAAGGAATGCGCACTTCGACGATCTGCTTGTCGGCAAAGAGCGAAAGCGAGCCGCCTGCCGCCAGCACCTCGCTCCAGGGATAGTTGGCGCCGGAGACGGCATGGACCGTCCGCTCGGTGTAGCCCTGCTGGCGGGCGACGGCGCGGATGGCGTCGGCGGCTTCCTGTTGCAGCAGCGGCTCGTCGCCGTGCAGCGTGTACAGCGGGCGCAGGCCGCGCTGCAGGTGGGCGGTCAACTGGGCGGGCGCAAGCTGCATGCCCGCAAGTTTAACTAGGGGACGACCGGCAGCACCAGCCGCGAAGCATGCACGCCCGAAACGTGGACCGCATTGATGGCCTTGCGCCGCGGCCCGTCGCTGCCCTCGGGCGCGCCGGTGTTCGGGTTGACGTCGAAGCGCGGGAAGTTGCTGCTCGAAACATCGAGCCGGATGCGGTGCCCCTTGCGGAACAGGTTGGACGTGGGCATCGGCTCGATGGTGATTTCCGCGATTTCACCGGGCTCCAGCAGCTGTGGCCGCTCCCAGGAGCGCCGGTAGCGGCAGCGCAGGATGCCGTCCGTGAGGTTCATCGCGAAGCCCTGCGGCCAGTCCGCGCTGGGCGGGTACACGTCGACCAGCTTGGCCGTGAAATCCGTGTCGGGCGCGCTGGAGGAAATCCAGAGCCGGACCAGCACGGTGCCCGTCACCTCCAGGTCCTCGGCCAGCGGCTCGGTCTGGAAGACGAGGACGTCGTCGCGCTCCGCCAAGGGACCATACGGCGCCGTGGCCGCGAAGGTGCCTTCGCTGGTGCTCTGGTCGTAGGCGCCGGGAAACATCAGCGGCTCGCCGGACGTGATCGAGCCGCCCAGCGTCGGCACCGGGTGCTCGGAGTCGAACTCGTAGCGGAGGACCGATTCGCCTTGCGGCTTGCGGGACGACAAGGTGCCGTCGGCGTGCAGGTACAAGGCCAGGTCCTGCGTCCCGGGCACGGGCCAGTCCGCCGCGGCCTGCCAGCTGCCGCCATGCAGCAGGCGGCCTTCCGGCGTGCGTTCGCCGCTGCCGCCGCCCATGCGGAAGTAGCGCACCCGCGGCCATTCCGCCGCCTTGCGGTCCGGCCGCAGCCAGCGGTCGAACCACTCCAGGCGCATGCGCGTGAAGTCCGCGGCGAGCTGTCCATCCAGCACTGCCGCCGGCCCGAAATCGACATCGCCGGCATGGCGCACGCTGCGCTCGCCATGCGTCCAGGGTCCCAGCACCATCCAGGCACGGCCGCCCGCCTGGTGCGCGATGCCCGCGTAGTTGTCGGTCGTGGTCTGGGCGTAGGGGTCCCACCAGCCGCACATCAGGAAAGTCGGCACGTCGCGATAGGCCGCGTAGTCGCCCGCGGCGTACAGCTCCGGCTGGCGCCAGTAGTCGTCGAAGTTGCCGCGCTCCCATTGCTGGAACAGGTAGTCCTCGTACTCCGGCGCCCATTGCAGCGGCGAGCGGCCGCGCGCCCAGGGCAGCGCGTGGAACCAGGCGCGGATGTCTTCGCGCCGCAGCGCAGCAAGGGCCTGTTCGTCCTGCACGCCGCCATCCAGTGCATTGCGCAGCGCCCAGGTCGCCTGCTTCAGCTCGAAGGCGCCGCCATGCCGGATGCCGCCGCGATACGCGTTGGAGAAGCCGCCGGCTTCGAGGAACAGCGCGCGCAGGCCCGCCGGCCGTTGCGAAGCGAGCGCCGTCTGCGTGTGCGCCGAATAGGACATGCCGAAGGCGGCCACGTCGCCATTGCACCAGGGCTGCCCGCGGATCCAGGCCAGCGTGTCGGCGCCATCGCTGGCTTCGCCGATGTACTTGGTGAAAGTGCCTTCCGAGCCGTGGCGGCCCCGGCAGTCCTGGACGACGACGGCATAGCCCGTGGCCGCGAACTCGCGCGCCAGCTCGCCGCGCCGGCGCGGCTGCGGCTGCGAGGCGGTGCGCTCGCGGCGCGAGACGGCGTCGCGGCCATAAGGCGTGCGTTCCAGCAGC
Encoded proteins:
- the holA gene encoding DNA polymerase III subunit delta codes for the protein MQLAPAQLTAHLQRGLRPLYTLHGDEPLLQQEAADAIRAVARQQGYTERTVHAVSGANYPWSEVLAAGGSLSLFADKQIVEVRIPSGKPGKDGSAALQQMAEQAAGNDSTLTLVLLPRLDFQTKKSAWFAALESNGVAIEVQPVERGALPQWIAQRLAQNNQRVAAGDEGQRTLQFFADRVEGNLLAAHQEIQKLALLYPAGELGFEQVESAVLNVARYDVFKLSEAVLAGQVARVQRMLDGLQAEGEAEVLVHYTLAEDIRALKRVKDAVAGGRPLPVALREQRVWGLKEKLFERVLPRLSVTALENLLHGAHTVDGIVKGLKAPGWPNDGWQALHKLALDLCVAVAPTAKRAA
- a CDS encoding CocE/NonD family hydrolase, which gives rise to MSSTFMVAMRDGVCLATDVYLPPGGGPAPVLLERTPYGRDAVSRRERTASQPQPRRRGELAREFAATGYAVVVQDCRGRHGSEGTFTKYIGEASDGADTLAWIRGQPWCNGDVAAFGMSYSAHTQTALASQRPAGLRALFLEAGGFSNAYRGGIRHGGAFELKQATWALRNALDGGVQDEQALAALRREDIRAWFHALPWARGRSPLQWAPEYEDYLFQQWERGNFDDYWRQPELYAAGDYAAYRDVPTFLMCGWWDPYAQTTTDNYAGIAHQAGGRAWMVLGPWTHGERSVRHAGDVDFGPAAVLDGQLAADFTRMRLEWFDRWLRPDRKAAEWPRVRYFRMGGGSGERTPEGRLLHGGSWQAAADWPVPGTQDLALYLHADGTLSSRKPQGESVLRYEFDSEHPVPTLGGSITSGEPLMFPGAYDQSTSEGTFAATAPYGPLAERDDVLVFQTEPLAEDLEVTGTVLVRLWISSSAPDTDFTAKLVDVYPPSADWPQGFAMNLTDGILRCRYRRSWERPQLLEPGEIAEITIEPMPTSNLFRKGHRIRLDVSSSNFPRFDVNPNTGAPEGSDGPRRKAINAVHVSGVHASRLVLPVVP